A region of Campylobacter sp. MG1 DNA encodes the following proteins:
- a CDS encoding restriction endonuclease — MATLFMIILIIFFAILAKYALSETKILKLREKAGQVKIKDEFKQRLKEETNKEIMLNLKDNLRYEIIKDLEKDYKKIIEKLEQENKELKEKLNKQKENYKEYLKNKEQNIKKGQDYEFKIKTFYENLGYKVYPNGYINKKNDKGIDLLAYKNNELHLIQCKCYKNPPKQELIRKFIGDCEVYIKNNQHKLKNKTIYKDFVTSCKNKDYGVIKYLEENKNIINYLIIE, encoded by the coding sequence ATGGCAACATTATTTATGATTATATTAATAATATTTTTTGCAATACTAGCAAAATATGCACTTTCAGAAACTAAGATTTTAAAATTACGAGAAAAAGCAGGACAAGTAAAAATTAAAGACGAATTTAAACAAAGACTAAAAGAAGAAACAAATAAAGAAATAATGCTAAATTTAAAAGATAATTTAAGATATGAGATTATAAAAGATTTAGAAAAAGATTACAAAAAGATAATTGAAAAATTAGAACAAGAAAACAAAGAACTCAAAGAAAAATTAAACAAACAAAAAGAAAATTATAAAGAATATTTAAAGAATAAAGAACAAAACATCAAAAAAGGACAAGATTACGAATTTAAAATTAAAACTTTTTATGAAAATTTAGGATACAAAGTATATCCTAATGGTTACATAAATAAAAAGAACGATAAAGGCATTGATTTATTAGCTTATAAAAACAATGAACTACATTTAATACAATGCAAATGCTATAAAAATCCACCTAAACAAGAACTAATAAGAAAATTTATAGGAGATTGTGAAGTGTATATAAAAAATAATCAACATAAATTAAAAAACAAAACAATATATAAAGATTTTGTAACAAGCTGTAAGAACAAAGACTACGG
- a CDS encoding tyrosine-type recombinase/integrase: MLLKELFIIYFDMYSNTLKPTTYLSNYHTYLKHFNETEIGNKNLNDIDFIYLQTFANNLLNQGYKPKTVKNILSILNTALELGERLKEVNKNYCNLVKLPRFDNKVYFRHSTEIQQDIIKSIIYNDNKYKDIFLFLLHGRRKNEVLSIKWEDVDFDNESYVIRSENCKISKSLEYSLTPLLKYRLKEHYKYTLFNSPKDYIFTNPDTGNKYIDLRRAWNNFLKLNNLPKMRLHDIRHLIGTYAINHLGLSMESVMLTLGHSNISTTHNYLTRNKNFSKIVINSILESVITPLNS, encoded by the coding sequence ATGTTATTAAAAGAATTGTTTATAATTTATTTTGATATGTATTCAAATACTTTAAAGCCTACTACATATTTAAGTAATTACCATACCTATTTAAAACATTTTAATGAAACCGAAATCGGTAATAAAAACTTAAATGATATTGATTTTATTTATTTACAAACATTTGCAAATAATTTATTAAATCAAGGCTATAAGCCTAAGACTGTAAAAAATATATTATCCATATTAAATACAGCTTTAGAATTAGGCGAACGATTGAAAGAAGTTAATAAAAATTATTGTAATTTAGTTAAATTACCTAGATTTGATAATAAAGTCTATTTTAGACATAGCACAGAAATACAACAAGATATTATAAAATCTATAATTTATAATGATAATAAATATAAAGATATATTTTTATTTTTATTACACGGTAGGAGAAAAAACGAAGTTTTAAGCATTAAATGGGAGGATGTAGATTTTGATAATGAAAGCTATGTAATACGCTCTGAAAATTGTAAAATCTCTAAAAGCTTAGAATATTCATTAACTCCACTTTTAAAGTATAGATTAAAAGAACATTATAAATATACCTTGTTTAATTCTCCTAAAGATTATATTTTTACAAACCCCGACACAGGCAATAAATACATTGATTTACGCCGTGCTTGGAATAACTTTTTAAAGCTTAATAATTTACCTAAAATGAGATTACACGACATAAGACATTTAATCGGCACTTATGCGATTAATCATTTAGGACTTAGTATGGAAAGCGTTATGCTTACTTTAGGTCATTCAAATATAAGCACAACACACAATTATCTAACACGAAATAAAAACTTTTCAAAAATTGTAATAAACAGCATTTTAGAAAGTGTAATAACGCCTTTAAACTCTTAA